A window from Tenacibaculum singaporense encodes these proteins:
- a CDS encoding bile acid:sodium symporter family protein, translating to MLLNINTLQIDSIKINFDTEALWMLNVALAIIMFGIALDMKVEDFKRLINKPKILFVGLLSQFILLPFLTFILINIINPYPSFALGMIMIAACPGGNVSNFFSKMAKGNAALSVSLTAFSTIICLVMTPLNLQLWGSLYGPTNEILKSVSLNPFELFKLALLILGIPIVLGMLVNHYHHEMAKKINKLLRPFSIFFFLLLIVIALYDNADVFKDYIHLVLFLVIFHNIYAFIIGYVTAKSFKLNKKDSKTISMETGIQNGGLGLLLIFSFFDGLGGMALLAAFWGVWDIFSGMMLATYWGRNK from the coding sequence ATGCTTTTAAACATTAACACTTTACAAATTGATAGTATTAAGATTAATTTTGATACTGAAGCTTTATGGATGCTTAATGTTGCTCTAGCTATCATTATGTTTGGTATTGCTCTAGATATGAAGGTAGAGGATTTTAAAAGACTTATTAATAAACCTAAAATATTATTTGTCGGATTATTATCTCAGTTTATTTTACTTCCTTTTTTAACCTTTATTCTTATCAATATTATTAACCCATACCCTAGTTTTGCTTTAGGCATGATTATGATTGCTGCTTGTCCTGGAGGAAATGTTTCTAACTTTTTTAGTAAAATGGCAAAAGGTAACGCTGCTTTATCTGTTAGTTTAACAGCTTTTTCAACGATAATTTGTTTAGTAATGACCCCGTTAAACTTACAATTATGGGGTAGTTTATATGGGCCTACTAACGAGATTTTAAAAAGTGTTTCCTTAAACCCTTTTGAACTTTTTAAACTTGCCCTTCTTATTTTAGGAATTCCGATAGTTTTAGGAATGTTAGTTAATCACTATCATCATGAAATGGCTAAAAAAATCAATAAACTTTTACGTCCATTTTCTATTTTCTTTTTCCTTTTATTAATTGTAATAGCCCTTTATGATAACGCTGATGTTTTTAAAGACTATATACATCTAGTTTTATTTCTTGTAATATTTCATAATATTTATGCGTTTATTATAGGTTATGTAACTGCTAAATCTTTTAAATTAAATAAAAAGGACTCTAAAACTATTTCTATGGAAACAGGAATACAAAATGGTGGTTTAGGGTTACTACTTATTTTTAGCTTTTTTGATGGACTAGGAGGAATGGCCCTTCTTGCTGCATTTTGGGGTGTTTGGGATATTTTTTCAGGAATGATGTTAGCTACTTACTGGGGAAGAAATAAATAA
- a CDS encoding 1-acyl-sn-glycerol-3-phosphate acyltransferase, whose protein sequence is MKTLLYYFFKAFVKTGLFFYSKKTTIIGSEHIPKKEAVIFTANHPNGLIDPILIATHIKRRTNFLVRAAVFNNPIIAKFFNSLGMMPIYRIRDGVQQLSKNEEIFNKCQLLLKNNKTLLIFPEGTHKKDRAIRPLSKGFTRIIFKTLDNFPDTRINIIPVGITYQNVSSYPSKTAIHFGSPILANDYYDRQNINKSVKHIKELVSNQLENLSVHIEQNESYETTLANLNNAQVDFTKVNEVNSLIRNKKILVQKKRSINYTLPLFLLIVLNSLIPYSLWKFLSRKIDEVEFIDTFRFGVNAILFPFFYCIQSWIIYIFWGWKMALIYFFTSFLLILLYTKLSPTPPSK, encoded by the coding sequence ATGAAAACACTGTTGTACTACTTTTTTAAAGCTTTTGTAAAAACTGGCTTATTCTTTTACTCTAAAAAGACAACGATTATTGGAAGTGAGCATATTCCCAAAAAAGAAGCCGTAATCTTTACAGCTAATCACCCAAACGGCTTAATTGATCCTATACTTATAGCTACACATATAAAAAGGAGAACAAACTTTTTAGTGCGTGCAGCTGTATTTAACAACCCTATTATTGCTAAGTTTTTCAACTCGCTTGGAATGATGCCTATTTATCGTATTAGAGACGGTGTACAGCAACTTAGTAAGAATGAAGAAATTTTTAATAAGTGTCAGCTCCTTCTAAAAAATAATAAAACTTTACTAATCTTCCCTGAAGGAACACACAAAAAAGACAGAGCAATTAGACCACTTAGTAAAGGCTTTACAAGAATTATTTTTAAAACTTTAGATAATTTCCCTGACACTCGAATCAATATTATTCCTGTAGGAATTACATATCAAAACGTATCTAGCTACCCTTCAAAAACTGCTATCCATTTTGGTTCTCCAATTTTGGCTAACGATTATTACGACAGACAAAACATAAATAAATCTGTAAAACACATAAAAGAGCTTGTTTCAAATCAATTAGAAAACTTATCTGTTCATATAGAACAAAATGAAAGTTATGAAACTACCTTAGCTAATTTAAATAATGCTCAAGTAGATTTTACTAAAGTTAATGAAGTAAACAGTCTTATAAGAAATAAAAAAATACTTGTACAAAAAAAGCGTAGTATTAACTACACTCTTCCTTTATTTTTATTAATTGTTTTAAATAGTTTAATTCCATATTCACTTTGGAAATTTTTAAGCAGAAAAATCGATGAAGTAGAGTTTATAGATACCTTTAGGTTTGGTGTAAATGCTATTTTATTTCCTTTCTTTTATTGTATACAAAGTTGGATAATATATATATTTTGGGGTTGGAAAATGGCTTTAATCTACTTTTTCACTTCCTTTTTACTTATTCTTTTATATACCAAATTATCACCTACTCCGCCATCAAAATAG
- a CDS encoding glycoside hydrolase family 3 N-terminal domain-containing protein: MKRKVLTLLTFVFIQIIQAQVQGVNPLLAKDSITQNVWVDSIMKTMSVDEKIGQLFMIQAYSNKDKKHEDFISNMVTKYHVGNIIFMQGTPDKQVVLNNKYQELAKIPLMVGFDGEWGLDMRLKNTYRFPWNMTLGAIQDTVLLQEVGKRIGEHCKRVGIHVNFAPVVDVNTNPNNPIIGNRSFGESKENVAEKSIAFTKGMQGVGVLANAKHFPGHGDTEADSHHTLPTINFSKQRLDSIELYPFKKIFGAGVGSVMTAHLSIPALETNPKLPSSLSKSVVTNLLQDQLGFKGLVITDGLNMKGAANYSTPAEIDLAAILAGNDMLLIPQDVPGSIRLIKKALVEGKLTEERLNHSVKKILKAKYLVGLNKYKPIATENVVKDINSPYDEVLHRKLIKNSITVLKNEGGILPIKNLKDKKIAYVSLGSDSGSDFYEMLKNYTKVDKVSDKHLSVLNKKLEKYNLIVIGFHKSNKNPWKGYKFSNKDLVWLQEIARNHKVILDVFASPYSLLQVSSFSNIEGIVMSYQNSKLAQELSAQALFGAFDLKGKLPVSIQNEFKVGHGLLVDGLDVLQYTIPEEAGVSSEKLSIIDKRIDTILQEKMSPGGQILVAKDGMVIYNKSFGYHTLDKKLPVKNSDIYDLASLTKILASLPMIMKAEEERKISLFSNLGDILPRYSKSNKDTLLLKEVLSHYGRLRSWIPFYLHTKDSITGENSTKFYRKKRTPKFSIKVAKNLYLAKEYKDSIYKQIVDSEQRKRIGYKYSDLGYYIFKEILERKYKRPLNKLVEEQFYQSIGANRMTYLPLNKFSKEEIVPTERDNYFRHQLVHGYVHDMGAAMLGGVGGHAGLFANANDVAKIMQMFLQDGSYGGKKYLEPETVHKFNKRYYENKKVRRGLGFDKPQLNPKVKATCGCVSDVSFGHSGFTGTYTWADPATGVVYVFLSNRIYPTMRNYGLVKSNIRTKIQQDIQDAILMAE; encoded by the coding sequence ATGAAAAGAAAAGTATTAACATTACTAACGTTTGTTTTTATACAAATAATTCAAGCCCAAGTCCAAGGAGTAAACCCTTTATTGGCAAAAGATTCTATAACACAAAATGTATGGGTAGATAGTATCATGAAAACTATGTCTGTTGATGAAAAAATAGGACAGTTGTTTATGATACAAGCATATTCAAATAAAGATAAAAAACACGAAGATTTTATTTCTAATATGGTTACAAAATACCATGTAGGAAATATTATTTTTATGCAAGGAACACCTGATAAACAAGTAGTTTTAAACAATAAATATCAAGAATTAGCAAAAATACCTTTAATGGTTGGTTTTGATGGCGAATGGGGCTTGGATATGCGTTTGAAAAACACGTATCGTTTTCCTTGGAACATGACATTAGGGGCTATTCAGGACACGGTTTTACTTCAGGAAGTGGGTAAAAGAATTGGAGAACACTGTAAGCGAGTCGGAATTCATGTGAATTTCGCTCCAGTGGTAGATGTAAATACTAATCCTAATAACCCTATTATAGGAAACCGTTCTTTTGGAGAAAGTAAAGAAAACGTAGCAGAAAAATCAATAGCATTTACTAAAGGAATGCAAGGAGTAGGGGTGTTAGCAAATGCAAAACACTTTCCAGGACACGGAGATACGGAAGCAGATTCGCATCACACATTGCCAACAATTAATTTTAGCAAGCAACGACTAGATTCAATAGAGTTATATCCATTCAAAAAAATATTTGGAGCAGGTGTAGGAAGTGTAATGACAGCACACTTGAGTATTCCAGCTTTAGAAACAAATCCAAAATTACCATCATCATTATCAAAAAGTGTTGTAACTAATCTGTTACAAGACCAATTAGGTTTTAAAGGGTTAGTTATCACGGATGGTTTGAATATGAAAGGAGCTGCAAATTATTCAACACCAGCAGAAATAGACTTAGCGGCTATTTTAGCAGGAAACGATATGTTATTAATTCCTCAAGATGTTCCTGGGTCAATTAGGTTGATTAAGAAAGCCTTAGTAGAAGGAAAATTAACGGAAGAGCGATTAAATCACTCAGTTAAAAAGATTTTAAAGGCAAAATACTTAGTAGGATTAAATAAGTATAAGCCTATTGCTACAGAAAATGTGGTAAAAGATATAAATAGTCCTTATGATGAGGTTTTACACCGCAAATTGATAAAGAATTCTATTACAGTTTTGAAAAACGAAGGAGGAATTTTACCGATTAAAAATCTTAAAGATAAGAAAATCGCTTATGTTTCTTTGGGAAGTGATAGTGGTTCAGATTTCTATGAAATGCTTAAAAACTATACGAAAGTAGATAAGGTTTCTGATAAGCATTTAAGTGTATTAAACAAGAAGTTAGAAAAGTATAATCTTATAGTTATAGGGTTTCATAAATCAAATAAAAATCCTTGGAAAGGTTATAAGTTTTCTAATAAAGATCTTGTATGGTTACAAGAAATAGCAAGGAATCATAAAGTTATTTTAGATGTTTTTGCTAGTCCATATAGTTTACTTCAAGTTTCTTCTTTTTCTAACATAGAAGGAATTGTGATGTCATATCAAAATAGTAAGTTAGCGCAAGAGCTCTCAGCACAAGCTCTTTTTGGAGCTTTCGATCTAAAAGGAAAATTACCAGTATCTATACAAAATGAGTTTAAAGTAGGGCATGGGCTATTGGTAGATGGGTTAGATGTATTACAATATACAATTCCTGAAGAGGCTGGAGTTTCATCAGAAAAGCTTTCAATTATAGATAAGAGAATTGATACTATTTTACAAGAGAAGATGTCTCCAGGAGGACAAATTTTAGTTGCTAAAGATGGAATGGTAATTTATAATAAGAGCTTTGGATATCATACTTTAGATAAAAAGCTACCTGTTAAAAATTCTGATATTTATGATTTAGCTTCTTTAACCAAAATATTGGCATCATTACCCATGATAATGAAAGCTGAAGAAGAAAGAAAAATTAGTTTATTCTCAAATTTGGGAGATATTTTACCAAGATATAGTAAGTCAAATAAAGATACTTTATTGTTAAAAGAGGTATTATCTCATTATGGACGTTTACGTTCTTGGATTCCTTTTTATTTACATACAAAAGATAGCATAACAGGAGAAAACTCTACAAAATTCTACAGGAAAAAACGTACACCTAAGTTTAGTATAAAAGTAGCTAAAAATTTATACTTAGCTAAAGAATATAAAGATTCGATATATAAACAGATAGTAGATTCGGAGCAACGTAAAAGAATAGGGTATAAGTATAGTGATTTAGGTTATTATATTTTTAAAGAGATTTTAGAAAGAAAGTATAAAAGACCGTTAAACAAACTAGTAGAAGAGCAGTTTTACCAATCTATTGGAGCCAATAGAATGACCTATTTACCTCTGAACAAGTTTTCAAAAGAAGAAATAGTTCCAACAGAAAGAGATAACTATTTTAGGCATCAGTTAGTTCATGGTTATGTTCATGATATGGGAGCAGCAATGCTAGGTGGTGTAGGTGGACATGCTGGTTTGTTTGCAAATGCAAATGATGTAGCTAAAATTATGCAAATGTTTTTACAAGATGGTTCTTATGGAGGAAAGAAGTATTTAGAACCAGAAACCGTGCACAAGTTTAATAAACGTTATTACGAAAATAAAAAAGTACGTAGAGGTTTAGGTTTTGACAAACCACAATTAAACCCTAAGGTAAAAGCTACTTGTGGTTGTGTGTCGGATGTAAGTTTTGGACATAGTGGTTTTACTGGAACATATACTTGGGCAGATCCTGCAACAGGTGTAGTATACGTGTTTTTATCAAACAGAATTTATCCAACAATGAGAAATTATGGTTTAGTAAAAAGTAATATACGTACCAAAATTCAACAAGATATTCAAGATGCTATTTTGATGGCGGAGTAG
- a CDS encoding ABC transporter ATPase, with protein sequence MFTEYKKLPQNSRVWVYQSDREFTQEEIELISAKALLFIDNWTRHGDDLKGSFTIKYNQFLVLGVDENFNNVSGCSIDASVRFIQELEKELELDLMDKMNISFKDGDNINIVKLPEFQNFAKEQKITAKTVVFNNMINTKEDFETKWEVPANQSWHARFLV encoded by the coding sequence ATGTTTACAGAATATAAAAAACTACCTCAAAACTCAAGAGTTTGGGTGTATCAATCAGATAGAGAGTTTACACAAGAAGAAATAGAATTAATCAGTGCAAAAGCATTGCTTTTTATTGATAATTGGACGCGTCATGGAGACGATTTAAAAGGATCATTCACTATTAAGTACAATCAATTTTTGGTGTTGGGTGTAGATGAGAACTTTAATAATGTTTCAGGATGCTCAATAGATGCTTCTGTACGTTTTATTCAAGAGTTAGAAAAAGAGTTAGAATTAGATTTAATGGATAAAATGAATATTTCTTTTAAAGATGGAGATAATATTAATATCGTAAAACTACCAGAGTTCCAAAATTTTGCCAAAGAACAAAAAATAACCGCTAAAACGGTTGTTTTTAATAATATGATAAATACTAAAGAAGATTTTGAAACAAAATGGGAAGTGCCAGCAAACCAGAGTTGGCATGCACGATTTTTGGTATAA
- a CDS encoding carboxypeptidase-like regulatory domain-containing protein gives MRVFLFLCFVSITAFSQTVVLKNKVIDAYTNDPVAYANISFLNENVGVSSDENGHFSLQINKKILKSKVHVSCLNYKDTVVLASVLQSESLKLQPKLYELEEVIISKKADRELVVDEYKRRDIKASFGGRKGSPWIVTKYFPYKSEYKNFPFLKSVTIYFTSFLSRKKAKFRVRFFKVDEKTGKPSEDILKESLIVDVKKTNGKTEVDVSKFNIEFPKEGFFVGLERIHIPYNFHKIKYTKQGSRKKYKDTIVAPDFGAIYTKDSTWVKSSGKWVKHYFPQEFYKGNALKPAISVTLSN, from the coding sequence ATGAGAGTTTTTCTTTTTCTATGTTTTGTAAGTATTACAGCATTTTCACAAACAGTAGTTTTAAAAAATAAAGTAATAGATGCATATACAAATGATCCTGTTGCTTATGCGAATATTAGTTTTTTAAATGAAAATGTAGGGGTGTCTTCCGATGAAAATGGTCACTTTTCATTACAGATCAATAAAAAAATATTGAAAAGTAAAGTACATGTTTCTTGTTTGAATTATAAAGACACTGTTGTATTAGCATCGGTTTTACAGAGTGAATCTCTTAAACTTCAACCAAAATTATATGAGCTAGAGGAAGTAATAATTTCAAAAAAAGCGGATAGAGAGTTAGTTGTTGATGAGTACAAAAGAAGAGATATAAAAGCTAGTTTTGGAGGAAGAAAAGGATCACCTTGGATAGTAACCAAGTATTTTCCTTATAAAAGTGAATATAAAAATTTCCCTTTTTTAAAGAGTGTAACGATTTATTTTACAAGTTTTCTTTCTAGAAAGAAAGCAAAATTTAGGGTTCGTTTCTTTAAAGTTGATGAAAAAACAGGTAAACCATCAGAAGATATACTAAAAGAAAGTTTAATTGTTGATGTAAAAAAGACAAATGGGAAGACTGAAGTTGATGTATCTAAGTTTAATATAGAATTTCCAAAAGAAGGTTTTTTTGTAGGATTAGAAAGAATACATATACCATATAATTTTCATAAAATAAAATACACTAAGCAAGGGAGTAGAAAAAAGTATAAAGATACTATAGTTGCCCCAGATTTTGGGGCAATATACACGAAAGATTCAACTTGGGTAAAATCAAGTGGAAAATGGGTAAAACACTATTTTCCCCAAGAATTTTATAAAGGAAATGCGCTAAAACCAGCAATTTCCGTAACTTTGAGTAACTAA
- a CDS encoding 3'-5' exonuclease — protein MNLNLTKPIVFFDLETTGINIAKDRVVEISILKVFPNGNKESKTWLVNPEIEIPKEASEIHGITNEKVVTEPTFKELAPQINELIGDADLAGFNSNRFDIPLLAEELLRAGIDFNMNNRKAVDVQTIFHKKEQRTLSAGYQFYCGKELVGAHGAEADTKATYEILLAQVEKYEDLENSVEALSEFSTHGKRADFAGFILFNDKDQEIFSFGKYKGRTVEEVFKENPGYNAWIQNADFPLYTKKVLKEIKERMSAPKDTMTDEEKLQALQQKFNLR, from the coding sequence ATGAATTTAAATTTAACAAAACCAATCGTATTTTTTGATTTAGAAACAACAGGAATAAACATTGCTAAAGATAGAGTAGTTGAGATATCTATTTTAAAAGTGTTTCCTAATGGAAATAAAGAAAGTAAAACATGGTTGGTAAACCCAGAAATAGAAATACCCAAAGAAGCTTCAGAAATTCACGGAATTACAAACGAAAAAGTAGTTACTGAGCCAACTTTTAAAGAATTAGCACCGCAAATTAATGAGTTAATAGGTGATGCAGATTTAGCAGGATTTAATTCTAACCGATTTGATATTCCTTTATTAGCAGAAGAACTGTTAAGAGCAGGAATTGATTTTAATATGAATAATAGAAAAGCAGTTGATGTACAAACCATTTTTCATAAAAAAGAACAGCGAACACTAAGTGCTGGATATCAATTTTATTGCGGAAAAGAATTAGTAGGAGCACATGGAGCAGAAGCGGATACAAAGGCAACCTATGAAATTTTATTAGCACAGGTTGAAAAATATGAAGATTTAGAAAACTCAGTAGAAGCATTGAGTGAATTTTCAACCCACGGAAAAAGAGCAGATTTTGCAGGGTTTATTTTATTTAATGATAAAGATCAAGAAATTTTTTCTTTTGGAAAGTATAAGGGAAGAACTGTTGAAGAAGTATTTAAAGAAAACCCAGGATACAATGCTTGGATTCAGAATGCTGATTTTCCTTTGTACACAAAAAAGGTTTTAAAAGAAATAAAAGAACGAATGTCGGCACCGAAAGATACGATGACTGATGAAGAAAAGCTACAAGCTTTACAACAAAAGTTTAATTTACGTTAA